One Undibacter mobilis genomic region harbors:
- the rimP gene encoding ribosome maturation factor RimP, which produces MALGERDENQVSSAEPASAGDEPRLIVETGLPARVAAIADPVVEQLGYRLVRIRVSSGEECTIQIMAERPDGTMTVDDCEAISRALSPVFDVNEPIDRAYRLEISSPGIDRPLVRRSDFERYAGHLLKVEMEVPVGGRKRFRGILDGVEGDNARLTRDDPKAGEDPAVLLPITDMDEAKLVLTDELVSEALRAEKAAKRELREAKKEQRRLKQAKKAAKTAAR; this is translated from the coding sequence ATGGCCTTGGGCGAACGCGACGAAAACCAGGTTTCCAGCGCGGAACCGGCTTCAGCCGGCGACGAGCCGCGCCTGATTGTCGAGACCGGCCTGCCGGCCCGGGTTGCCGCCATCGCCGATCCGGTGGTCGAGCAACTCGGCTATCGCCTTGTTCGGATTAGGGTTTCTTCCGGGGAAGAATGCACGATCCAGATCATGGCCGAGCGCCCGGACGGCACCATGACGGTGGATGACTGCGAAGCGATTTCGCGGGCTCTGTCGCCGGTTTTCGACGTCAATGAGCCCATCGACCGCGCCTACCGGCTGGAGATTTCCTCGCCCGGTATCGACCGGCCCCTGGTCCGCCGCTCGGATTTCGAGCGCTATGCCGGGCACCTGTTGAAGGTCGAAATGGAAGTGCCGGTCGGCGGCCGCAAACGCTTTCGCGGCATTCTCGACGGCGTCGAGGGCGACAATGCCCGCCTGACACGAGACGACCCCAAAGCGGGGGAAGACCCGGCAGTGCTGCTGCCGATCACGGATATGGACGAAGCAAAGCTTGTCCTCACCGATGAACTGGTGAGCGAGGCCTTGCGCGCCGAGAAGGCCGCCAAGCGCGAACTGCGCGAGGCGAAAAAGGAACAACGGCGTCTGAAGCAGGCCAAGAAGGCCGCCAAGACCGCCGCTCGATAA
- the nusA gene encoding transcription termination factor NusA codes for MAVSANRLELLQIADAVAREKSIDRSIVIAAMEDAFSKAARSRYGAETDVHAEIDPKTGELKLTRHMLVVEKVENSSTQIMLEDARKRHPAAQVGDTIADPLPPLEYGRIAAQSAKQVLVQKVREAERDRQYAEYKDRIGEIVNGVVKRVEYGNVVVDLGRGEAIVRRDELLPREVFRNGDRIRAYIYDARREPRGPQIFLSRTHPQFTAKLFAQEVPEIYDGIVEVRAVARDPGSRAKIAVISRDSSVDPVGACVGMRGSRVQAVVNELQGEKIDIIPWSPDIATFVVNALAPAEVAKVVLDEDKERIEVVVPDAQLSLAIGRRGQNVRLASQLTGWDIDILTEQEESERRTAEFESRTKTFVEALDLDEVVGQLLASEGFSSIEELALVDEKEIAGIEGFDEDTARELQSRAREYIARQENELDDKRKELGVADELRDVEGITTAMMVKLGENGVKTVEDLAGCAADDLVGWTERKDGETKHEPGYFDGLNVAREEAEAIVMQARLKAGWITEAELAAQAAPAEAEAEAEGEPA; via the coding sequence ATGGCTGTCAGCGCCAATAGGCTCGAACTGTTGCAAATCGCCGATGCGGTAGCCCGCGAAAAGTCGATCGACCGCAGCATCGTCATCGCGGCGATGGAAGACGCGTTTTCGAAAGCCGCGCGCTCGCGTTACGGCGCCGAAACCGACGTCCATGCCGAGATCGACCCGAAGACCGGCGAACTCAAACTGACCCGCCACATGTTGGTGGTCGAAAAGGTCGAGAACTCGTCGACCCAGATCATGCTCGAGGATGCGCGCAAGCGTCACCCCGCCGCGCAGGTTGGCGACACCATCGCCGATCCGTTGCCGCCGCTCGAATACGGCCGCATCGCCGCACAGTCAGCCAAGCAGGTACTCGTGCAGAAGGTGCGCGAAGCCGAGCGCGACCGTCAGTACGCCGAATACAAGGATCGCATCGGCGAAATCGTCAACGGCGTCGTCAAGCGCGTCGAATACGGCAACGTGGTGGTCGATCTCGGCCGCGGCGAAGCCATCGTGCGCCGCGACGAACTCCTGCCGCGCGAAGTGTTCCGCAACGGCGATCGCATCCGCGCCTATATCTACGACGCGCGCCGCGAACCGCGCGGCCCGCAGATTTTCCTGTCGCGCACGCATCCGCAGTTCACCGCCAAGCTGTTCGCCCAGGAAGTGCCGGAAATCTATGACGGCATCGTCGAGGTTCGCGCCGTGGCCCGCGACCCCGGCTCGCGCGCCAAAATCGCCGTGATTTCGCGCGATTCCAGCGTCGATCCGGTCGGCGCCTGCGTCGGTATGCGCGGCTCGCGCGTGCAGGCCGTGGTGAACGAGCTGCAGGGCGAGAAGATCGACATCATCCCGTGGTCGCCGGATATCGCGACCTTTGTCGTCAACGCGCTGGCGCCGGCCGAAGTCGCCAAGGTCGTGCTCGACGAAGACAAGGAACGCATTGAAGTCGTGGTGCCGGATGCGCAGCTCTCGCTCGCCATCGGCCGCCGCGGCCAGAACGTGCGTCTGGCTTCGCAGCTCACCGGCTGGGATATCGACATTCTGACCGAGCAGGAAGAATCCGAACGCCGCACCGCCGAGTTCGAAAGCCGCACCAAGACCTTTGTCGAAGCGCTCGATCTCGACGAAGTCGTCGGTCAACTGCTGGCGTCGGAAGGTTTCTCCTCGATCGAAGAACTGGCGCTGGTCGACGAAAAGGAAATCGCCGGCATCGAAGGCTTCGACGAAGACACCGCGCGCGAACTGCAGAGCCGCGCCCGCGAATACATCGCGCGGCAGGAGAACGAACTCGACGACAAGCGCAAGGAACTCGGCGTTGCCGATGAACTGCGCGATGTCGAGGGCATCACCACCGCGATGATGGTCAAGCTCGGCGAGAACGGCGTGAAAACCGTCGAGGATCTCGCCGGCTGCGCCGCCGACGATCTGGTGGGCTGGACCGAGCGCAAGGACGGCGAGACCAAGCACGAGCCGGGCTATTTCGACGGTCTCAACGTTGCCCGCGAAGAGGCCGAGGCCATCGTCATGCAGGCGCGTCTCAAGGCTGGCTGGATCACCGAGGCCGAACTCGCGGCGCAGGCTGCGCCGGCCGAGGCCGAAGCCGAAGCCGAAGGCGAACCGGCCTAA
- a CDS encoding RNA-binding protein has protein sequence MLAIAQTETDDLDRGATSVAAGGERFCALTREVKPVAELMRFVVGPAGEAVPDLKRKLPGRGLWITATREAIEDAVKRNVFARSFKREMKVSRELAAEVERLLAKSALDALSIAGKAGNVVAGFAKVQSVMTEGHVLGLIHAAEAAPDGKRKLNSALQRNNQSQNREIPLIETFPGADLDLALNRPNVVHAAVLAGPASETFLARVARLMRYRSGNSPDSISAAAP, from the coding sequence ATGCTCGCCATCGCGCAGACCGAAACAGACGATCTCGACCGCGGCGCGACCTCCGTCGCCGCGGGCGGTGAGCGTTTCTGCGCGCTGACGCGGGAGGTGAAGCCGGTGGCGGAACTGATGCGCTTCGTGGTGGGGCCGGCCGGCGAGGCTGTGCCCGACCTGAAGCGCAAATTGCCGGGCCGCGGTCTTTGGATCACGGCGACCCGCGAGGCGATCGAGGACGCGGTCAAACGCAACGTCTTTGCCCGCAGTTTCAAGCGCGAGATGAAGGTGTCGCGGGAGCTGGCCGCCGAGGTCGAGCGTCTGCTGGCGAAATCCGCGCTGGATGCGTTATCGATAGCCGGCAAGGCGGGGAACGTCGTGGCCGGCTTTGCCAAGGTCCAGTCGGTCATGACCGAAGGGCATGTTTTGGGCTTGATCCACGCCGCGGAAGCCGCCCCCGACGGCAAACGCAAACTGAATTCCGCCTTGCAGCGCAATAATCAGTCCCAAAACAGGGAAATTCCGCTGATCGAGACCTTTCCGGGCGCGGATTTGGATTTGGCATTGAACCGCCCAAATGTGGTACATGCTGCCGTGCTTGCCGGGCCCGCGAGCGAGACTTTTCTCGCCCGTGTCGCACGCTTAATGCGGTATCGGTCTGGAAATTCGCCCGATTCAATTAGCGCGGCCGCGCCCTGA
- the infB gene encoding translation initiation factor IF-2: MSDTKNPGEKKLTLTLKPRTETGVVRQSFSHGRSKSVVVEKIKRRTVGGPAEAKAEPAPVEAPKKAAAPAPKAPPAPEAPKSGVVLRTLTEEEMAARAHALADSRVREAEERKLAEEDAKRRASREYIEKAERDAAETRKREEEARHKAEEEQKRKAGEVAKKRLGDDEKKPAPGVRPKLEAEADEEAPRTSRRPGAGAGAGRPAAARPAAPRAAPPKERGRLTLVTALRADEVRERSVASFRRRTQRMKGHAANEPKEKLTRDVTIPDAITIQELANRMAERAVDVIRLLMKQGQMATINDVIDADTAQLIAEEMGHTARRVSESDVEEGLFDTADDEGALEPRAPVVTVMGHVDHGKTSLLDAIRQADVVSGEAGGITQHIGAYQVTSPSGSKVTFIDTPGHAAFTAMRARGAKVTDIVVLVVAADDGVMPQTVEAISHAKAAKVPIIVAINKIDKPSATPDRVRTELLQHEIQVESLGGDVVDVEVSATKKTNIDKLLEMIGLQAEILDLKADPHRPAEGTVIEAKLDRGRGPVATVLVQRGTLKVGDLVVAGAEWGRVRALVSDTGATIASAGPSTPVEVLGFSGTPDAGDRLAVVENESRAREVTDYRVRQKREKSSARATGMRGSLEQMMAQAKTAGRKEFPLVVKADVQGSLEAIVGSLDKLGTDEVGARVLHSGVGGISESDVTLAEASGVPIIAFNVRANKEAREAAERAGIEIRYYNIIYDLVDDVKKAMSGLLPPTIRETMLGNAQILEVFKVSKVGNIAGCKVTDGTVERGANVRLIRDNVVVHEGKLSQLKRFKDDVKEVSSGMECGMAFENYQDMRQGDVIECYRVEQVARSL, from the coding sequence ATGAGCGACACTAAGAACCCTGGCGAAAAGAAACTGACATTGACGCTGAAACCGCGCACGGAAACGGGCGTGGTGCGCCAGAGTTTCAGCCACGGCCGCAGCAAGTCTGTCGTCGTCGAGAAGATCAAGCGCCGCACCGTCGGCGGACCGGCCGAAGCCAAGGCCGAGCCGGCCCCCGTCGAAGCGCCGAAGAAGGCTGCCGCGCCAGCGCCGAAAGCGCCGCCCGCTCCGGAGGCGCCGAAGTCCGGCGTCGTGCTGCGCACTCTGACCGAAGAGGAAATGGCCGCGCGTGCTCACGCGCTCGCCGACTCGCGCGTCCGCGAAGCTGAAGAGCGCAAGCTGGCGGAAGAAGACGCCAAGCGCCGCGCCTCGCGTGAATACATCGAGAAGGCCGAGCGCGACGCCGCCGAAACGCGCAAGCGCGAAGAAGAAGCTCGCCACAAGGCTGAGGAAGAGCAGAAGCGCAAGGCCGGTGAAGTCGCCAAGAAACGTCTCGGCGATGACGAGAAGAAGCCGGCTCCGGGCGTCCGTCCAAAGCTCGAAGCCGAAGCCGATGAAGAAGCGCCGCGCACCTCGCGTCGTCCGGGCGCCGGTGCTGGCGCCGGACGTCCTGCCGCTGCACGTCCTGCTGCGCCGCGGGCCGCGCCGCCGAAGGAGCGCGGCCGCCTGACCTTGGTCACCGCCCTGCGCGCCGACGAAGTCCGTGAGCGGTCGGTGGCGTCGTTCCGCCGCCGTACCCAGCGCATGAAGGGTCATGCCGCCAACGAGCCGAAGGAAAAGCTCACGCGCGACGTGACGATCCCGGATGCCATCACCATCCAGGAACTCGCCAACCGCATGGCCGAGCGCGCGGTGGACGTTATCCGCCTGCTGATGAAGCAGGGCCAGATGGCGACCATCAATGACGTCATCGACGCCGACACGGCGCAGCTGATCGCCGAGGAAATGGGTCACACGGCCCGTCGCGTCTCCGAATCTGACGTCGAAGAAGGCCTGTTCGATACGGCCGACGATGAAGGTGCGCTCGAGCCGCGCGCGCCGGTCGTTACCGTCATGGGTCACGTCGATCACGGCAAGACGTCGCTGCTCGACGCCATCCGCCAGGCTGACGTCGTCTCCGGCGAAGCCGGCGGCATCACGCAGCATATCGGCGCCTATCAGGTCACCTCACCATCGGGCTCCAAGGTCACCTTCATCGATACGCCCGGCCACGCCGCCTTCACGGCGATGCGCGCCCGCGGCGCCAAGGTTACCGACATTGTCGTGCTGGTCGTTGCGGCCGATGACGGCGTCATGCCGCAGACGGTTGAAGCCATCTCGCATGCCAAGGCGGCGAAGGTTCCGATCATCGTTGCCATCAACAAGATCGACAAGCCGAGCGCGACGCCGGATCGCGTGCGCACCGAACTGTTGCAACATGAAATCCAGGTCGAGTCGCTCGGCGGCGATGTGGTGGACGTGGAAGTGTCCGCCACCAAGAAAACCAATATCGACAAGCTGCTCGAGATGATCGGCCTGCAGGCCGAAATCCTCGATCTGAAGGCCGATCCGCATCGCCCGGCCGAAGGCACCGTGATTGAAGCCAAGCTCGATCGTGGCCGCGGTCCGGTTGCGACCGTGCTCGTGCAGCGCGGCACACTTAAGGTCGGCGACCTCGTCGTTGCCGGTGCCGAATGGGGTCGCGTACGCGCCCTCGTTTCTGACACGGGCGCAACCATCGCCAGCGCCGGCCCGTCGACCCCGGTCGAGGTGCTCGGTTTCTCCGGCACACCGGATGCCGGCGATCGTCTGGCCGTGGTCGAGAACGAAAGCCGCGCCCGCGAAGTGACCGATTACCGCGTGCGCCAGAAGCGCGAGAAATCCTCCGCGCGCGCTACCGGCATGCGCGGTTCGCTCGAGCAGATGATGGCGCAGGCCAAGACTGCGGGCCGCAAGGAATTCCCGCTGGTCGTCAAGGCCGACGTGCAGGGTTCGCTCGAAGCCATCGTCGGTTCGCTCGACAAGCTCGGTACCGATGAAGTCGGCGCGCGCGTGTTGCACTCGGGCGTCGGCGGCATTTCGGAATCGGATGTCACCCTGGCGGAAGCCTCGGGCGTTCCGATCATCGCGTTCAACGTCCGCGCCAACAAGGAAGCGCGCGAGGCGGCGGAACGCGCCGGCATCGAAATCCGCTACTACAACATCATTTATGACCTCGTCGACGACGTGAAGAAGGCCATGTCGGGCCTGCTGCCGCCGACGATCCGCGAAACCATGCTCGGCAACGCGCAGATCCTCGAGGTCTTCAAAGTGTCCAAGGTCGGCAACATCGCCGGCTGCAAGGTCACCGATGGCACCGTGGAACGCGGCGCCAATGTGCGCCTGATCCGCGACAACGTCGTCGTCCACGAGGGCAAGCTGTCGCAGCTCAAGCGCTTCAAGGACGACGTGAAGGAAGTGTCATCCGGCATGGAATGCGGCATGGCCTTCGAGAACTACCAGGACATGCGCCAAGGCGATGTCATCGAATGCTACCGGGTGGAGCAGGTTGCACGCTCGCTGTAA
- the rbfA gene encoding 30S ribosome-binding factor RbfA produces MSRQKNTRRHETAPAGGSQRQLRVGELVRHAVAEMLTRGDIHDPVIEGHLITVPEVRMSPDLRLATVYVMPLAGRDAAEVVAALERNKKFMRGEVAHAVNLKFAPDLRFHIDDRFAEAERIEKLLRSPQVARDLEKDDE; encoded by the coding sequence ATGTCTCGTCAAAAGAATACTCGGCGCCACGAAACGGCGCCCGCCGGCGGCTCGCAGCGTCAGCTGCGTGTCGGCGAACTCGTCCGCCATGCCGTCGCCGAGATGCTGACCCGCGGCGATATCCATGACCCGGTGATCGAGGGCCACCTCATCACCGTGCCGGAAGTGCGCATGTCGCCGGATCTGCGACTCGCCACCGTCTATGTGATGCCGCTCGCCGGCCGCGACGCCGCCGAGGTCGTGGCCGCGCTCGAGCGCAACAAGAAATTCATGCGCGGCGAAGTCGCGCACGCCGTGAACCTGAAATTCGCGCCCGACCTGCGCTTTCACATCGACGACCGCTTCGCCGAAGCCGAGCGCATCGAGAAGCTGCTGCGCTCGCCGCAAGTCGCGCGCGATCTGGAAAAGGACGACGAGTGA
- the truB gene encoding tRNA pseudouridine(55) synthase TruB: MVENATPATDGPAPRKPRRQQFKRDKRDVHGWVVLDKPVGMTSTHAVSIMKRLFSAKRCGHAGTLDPLASGCLPIAMGEATKTVPFVMDSRKLYRFTVQWGEERDTDDSEGRVTETSASRPTADQIRAALPAFVGTVQQVPPRYSAIKIEGERAYDLARDGQEVELQARTVNIGRLELMEIPDADHAVFEAECGKGTYVRSLARDIGRQLGCYGHVSALRRCSVGGFTPETMILLEDLEALCHRAAAGEASLADALMPVETALDDIPALAVNGSDAARLQRGQAVLLRGRDAPNFRGPVYVTVSGRLLALAEVDRGEVVPKRVFNLAGLLGRAGVKKG, from the coding sequence GTGGTCGAGAACGCAACGCCAGCGACCGATGGTCCGGCGCCGCGCAAACCCCGCAGGCAGCAGTTCAAGCGTGACAAGCGCGACGTCCACGGCTGGGTGGTGCTCGACAAGCCGGTCGGCATGACTTCGACCCACGCCGTCAGCATCATGAAGCGGCTGTTCTCGGCCAAGCGCTGCGGCCATGCCGGCACGCTCGACCCGCTCGCCTCCGGCTGTCTGCCGATCGCGATGGGCGAAGCGACCAAGACGGTCCCCTTCGTCATGGACAGCCGTAAGCTGTACCGATTTACCGTCCAATGGGGCGAGGAACGCGACACCGACGATTCCGAAGGCCGGGTGACCGAAACCAGCGCCAGTCGGCCAACGGCCGACCAGATCCGCGCCGCACTGCCCGCCTTTGTCGGCACCGTCCAGCAGGTACCGCCGCGCTATTCAGCCATCAAAATCGAAGGCGAACGGGCCTATGACCTGGCCCGCGATGGCCAAGAGGTCGAATTACAGGCAAGAACCGTGAATATCGGGCGTCTTGAGCTGATGGAGATTCCCGACGCTGACCACGCGGTGTTCGAGGCCGAATGCGGCAAAGGCACCTACGTCCGGTCGCTGGCCCGCGATATTGGCCGGCAGCTCGGCTGCTACGGCCACGTTTCAGCGCTGCGGCGCTGCTCGGTCGGCGGTTTCACGCCCGAAACCATGATTCTACTGGAAGATTTGGAGGCTCTGTGTCATAGAGCCGCCGCTGGCGAGGCTAGCCTCGCCGACGCGCTCATGCCCGTCGAGACCGCGCTGGACGACATCCCGGCGCTGGCCGTCAACGGGTCTGATGCGGCAAGGCTCCAGAGGGGCCAAGCCGTTTTGTTGCGCGGACGGGACGCTCCCAATTTCCGCGGTCCGGTCTACGTCACGGTCTCGGGCCGTTTGCTCGCCCTTGCCGAAGTCGACCGCGGTGAAGTCGTCCCCAAGCGCGTATTCAACCTCGCCGGCCTGCTGGGCAGAGCCGGTGTCAAGAAAGGATAA
- the rpsO gene encoding 30S ribosomal protein S15, which yields MSLTTARKAEVIKANATKANDTGSPEVQVAILSERITQLTEHFKTHSKDNHSRRGLLKMVSTRRSLLDYLKKTDEKRYKTLIEKLGIRR from the coding sequence ATGTCGCTGACGACTGCCCGCAAGGCCGAAGTGATCAAGGCCAACGCGACCAAAGCGAATGATACCGGCTCGCCGGAAGTACAGGTTGCGATCCTGTCGGAACGCATCACCCAGCTCACCGAGCACTTCAAGACGCACTCCAAGGACAACCACTCGCGTCGCGGTCTGCTCAAGATGGTGTCGACGCGCCGTTCGCTGCTCGACTACCTGAAGAAGACCGACGAAAAGCGTTACAAGACGCTGATCGAGAAGCTCGGCATCCGCCGCTAA
- the pnp gene encoding polyribonucleotide nucleotidyltransferase, with product MFNIHRVELDWGGRKLTLETGHVARQADGAVLATYGETTVLATVVAAKSPREGVDFLPLTVDYQEKFYAAGRIPGGYFKREGRPTEKETLVSRLIDRPVRPLFADGWRCETQVIVTTLSHDLENDPDILAMVASSAALTLSGAPFMGPIGAARVGFINGEYVLNPQLDEMPESKLDLVVAGTNDAVLMVESEAKELSEEIMLGAVMFGHRHFQPVIQAIIQLAEKAAKEPRELVVNDNAELEKEILGLAEKDLRAAYSISVKQERYAAVGKVKERVMAHFFPEGAEPKYPKLRVGEVFKELEAKIVRWNILDTKKRIDGRDLVTVRPIEVQAGVLPRTHGSALFTRGETQALVVTTLGTAEDEQWIDALQGTYKESFLLHYNFPPYSVGETGRLGGTKRREIGHGKLAWRAIHPVLPSKEEFPYTIRVVSEITESNGSSSMASVCGASLALMDAGVPMKRATAGIAMGLILEGERYAVLSDILGDEDHLGDMDFKVAGTEEGITSLQMDIKIAGITEEIMKVALGQAKQGRIHILGEMSKALTSARAELGEHAPRIETFKIPTDKIREVIGTGGKVIREIVEKTGAKINIEDDGSVKVASASGESIKAAINWIKSIASDPEVGAIYEGTVVKVMDFGAFVNFFGAKDGLVHISQLSATRVQNTKDVVKEGDKVKVKLLGMDDRGKVRLSMKAVDQTTGEDIENKGKSEGGEQPAAE from the coding sequence ATGTTTAATATCCATCGAGTCGAACTCGATTGGGGCGGGCGCAAGCTCACCCTCGAAACCGGTCACGTCGCGCGCCAGGCCGACGGTGCCGTGCTCGCCACTTACGGCGAAACCACCGTGCTCGCCACCGTCGTCGCCGCCAAGTCGCCGCGCGAAGGCGTCGACTTCCTGCCGCTGACCGTCGATTACCAGGAAAAGTTCTACGCCGCCGGCCGCATTCCGGGTGGCTATTTCAAGCGTGAAGGCCGTCCGACCGAAAAGGAAACGCTGGTCTCGCGTCTTATCGACCGTCCGGTGCGTCCGCTGTTCGCCGATGGCTGGCGCTGCGAAACACAGGTGATCGTCACCACGCTGTCGCACGACCTCGAGAACGATCCCGACATCCTGGCGATGGTCGCCTCGTCGGCCGCGCTCACGCTGTCGGGCGCGCCCTTCATGGGCCCTATCGGCGCCGCGCGCGTCGGTTTCATCAACGGCGAATACGTGCTCAACCCGCAGCTCGACGAAATGCCGGAGAGCAAGCTCGACCTCGTCGTCGCCGGCACCAATGACGCCGTGCTGATGGTCGAATCGGAAGCCAAGGAGCTGTCCGAAGAGATCATGCTGGGCGCCGTGATGTTCGGTCACCGTCATTTCCAGCCGGTCATTCAGGCGATCATCCAGCTCGCCGAGAAGGCCGCCAAGGAGCCGCGCGAACTCGTCGTCAACGACAACGCGGAACTCGAAAAGGAAATTCTCGGCCTCGCCGAAAAGGATCTGCGCGCCGCGTACAGCATCTCGGTGAAGCAGGAGCGTTACGCCGCCGTCGGCAAGGTGAAGGAGCGCGTCATGGCGCACTTCTTTCCGGAAGGCGCCGAACCGAAATATCCGAAGCTGCGCGTCGGCGAAGTGTTCAAGGAACTGGAAGCGAAGATCGTTCGCTGGAACATCCTCGACACCAAGAAGCGCATCGACGGCCGTGATCTCGTGACCGTGCGCCCGATCGAAGTGCAGGCCGGCGTTCTGCCGCGCACGCACGGTTCGGCGCTGTTCACCCGCGGCGAGACTCAGGCGCTGGTCGTTACCACGCTCGGCACCGCCGAGGACGAACAGTGGATCGACGCGCTGCAGGGCACGTACAAGGAATCGTTCCTGCTGCACTACAACTTCCCGCCCTACTCGGTCGGCGAAACCGGCCGTCTCGGCGGCACCAAGCGTCGCGAAATCGGCCACGGCAAGCTGGCCTGGCGCGCGATCCATCCGGTGCTGCCGTCGAAGGAAGAATTCCCCTACACGATCCGTGTCGTCTCAGAGATCACCGAGTCGAACGGTTCGTCGTCGATGGCTTCGGTCTGCGGCGCCTCGCTGGCGCTGATGGACGCGGGCGTGCCGATGAAGCGCGCCACTGCGGGCATCGCGATGGGTCTCATCCTCGAAGGCGAACGCTACGCGGTGCTGTCGGACATTCTGGGTGACGAAGATCACCTCGGCGACATGGACTTCAAGGTTGCCGGCACCGAGGAAGGCATCACCTCGCTGCAGATGGATATCAAGATCGCCGGTATCACCGAGGAGATCATGAAGGTCGCGCTTGGCCAGGCCAAGCAAGGACGCATTCACATCCTCGGCGAAATGTCGAAGGCGCTCACCTCGGCCCGCGCCGAGCTCGGCGAGCACGCGCCGCGCATCGAGACCTTCAAGATCCCGACCGACAAGATCCGTGAAGTGATCGGCACCGGCGGCAAGGTGATCCGCGAGATCGTCGAGAAGACCGGTGCCAAGATCAACATCGAGGACGACGGTTCGGTGAAGGTCGCCTCGGCTTCGGGCGAGTCGATCAAGGCGGCGATCAACTGGATCAAGTCGATCGCCTCCGATCCGGAAGTCGGCGCCATCTACGAAGGCACTGTCGTGAAGGTGATGGACTTCGGCGCCTTCGTGAACTTCTTCGGCGCCAAGGACGGTCTCGTTCACATCAGCCAGCTGTCGGCCACGCGCGTGCAGAATACCAAGGACGTCGTCAAGGAAGGCGACAAGGTCAAGGTGAAGCTGCTCGGCATGGACGATCGCGGCAAGGTGCGCCTGTCCATGAAGGCCGTCGACCAGACGACCGGCGAGGACATTGAGAACAAGGGCAAGTCCGAGGGCGGCGAGCAGCCAGCGGCAGAATAA
- a CDS encoding Crp/Fnr family transcriptional regulator: protein MAAAGPAKNNLLSDLPKDLSSELMAGATTRKLDANEVLFLAGDPGDGLYRVDEGLLKVSIASASGAERILAILGPGAVVGDLAIIDGLPRSATVTALRDCKLSFLSRAAFDAFVMKEPRTYKYLVTMLAARLRDTDQLVAAGSFLPLKGRVARALLDLAHAFGNEVAGGRVVIRQKVSQSELAAMAGIARENVSRIMNDWMRAKTVTRLSGYYCLEKPAALKRESEL, encoded by the coding sequence ATGGCGGCCGCCGGACCGGCGAAGAACAACCTTCTGTCGGATCTGCCCAAGGACCTGTCATCCGAGCTGATGGCTGGAGCGACGACGCGCAAGCTCGACGCCAACGAAGTGCTGTTTTTGGCCGGCGATCCTGGCGACGGGCTTTATCGTGTCGATGAGGGCCTGTTGAAGGTGAGCATTGCCTCGGCGAGCGGCGCGGAACGCATTCTGGCCATTCTCGGGCCCGGCGCCGTGGTCGGCGATCTCGCCATCATCGACGGCCTGCCGCGTTCGGCGACGGTCACGGCGCTGCGCGACTGCAAACTCAGCTTCCTCAGCCGCGCCGCCTTCGACGCCTTCGTCATGAAGGAGCCGCGAACTTATAAATATCTGGTCACCATGTTGGCCGCGCGGCTGCGCGACACCGACCAGCTTGTCGCCGCGGGAAGCTTCCTGCCGCTGAAGGGGCGCGTCGCCCGTGCGCTGCTCGATCTGGCGCATGCCTTCGGCAACGAAGTCGCCGGCGGGCGCGTCGTCATCCGCCAGAAGGTGAGCCAGAGCGAGCTTGCCGCGATGGCCGGCATTGCGCGCGAGAATGTCAGCCGCATCATGAACGACTGGATGCGTGCCAAGACCGTGACGCGGTTGTCGGGTTACTACTGTCTGGAAAAGCCGGCCGCGCTCAAGCGCGAGAGCGAGCTTTGA